The following coding sequences lie in one Corynebacterium anserum genomic window:
- a CDS encoding alanine/glycine:cation symporter family protein: protein MTDVSFAEKLEGWLSTAGSFVWGPWFLIPLLLGTGLFLTIRLSGIQFRKLGVALRHGLIDRDDEGGEGDITQYQALTTALAATVGVGNIVGVATAISIGGPGALFWMWCTGLLGMASKYTEAFLGVRFRTTDKAGLINGGPQRYLQMGIKGSFGTFLTWFFTIAAIIASFGIGNMTQANAVSAGLHDTFGVDPWVSGVVMFVLVGAVLLGGIQTIGKVTSAFVPLMIVIYLVGGIIVLFIHAGEIPAALGLIFSDAFTETAATGGFVGSGILIALQMGVARGIFSNESGMGSAAIAAAAAKTTHPVRQGLVSMTQTFIDTIIVVSMTGLVIVTTGVWDQGKDAAGSMTAAAYSEGLGSQWGGTIVSLSVVFFAFSTILGWSYYGERNAERALGDWASLPYRMIFTCVVFVGATSELTLAWTFSDLANGLMALPNLIGLLILSGLVTRETKVYLKFDPTLRARPEDVEKFLIDTNNPWRTKI from the coding sequence ATGACTGATGTTTCTTTCGCTGAAAAACTCGAAGGTTGGCTCAGCACTGCGGGCAGCTTCGTGTGGGGTCCATGGTTCCTGATTCCACTCCTGCTAGGCACCGGCCTCTTTCTCACTATCCGCCTTTCTGGAATCCAGTTCCGTAAATTGGGCGTCGCATTACGCCACGGTCTCATAGACCGCGACGACGAGGGTGGCGAAGGTGACATCACCCAATACCAAGCTCTCACCACCGCGCTGGCTGCAACCGTGGGAGTGGGCAACATCGTGGGCGTCGCAACCGCTATTTCCATCGGTGGCCCTGGCGCATTGTTCTGGATGTGGTGTACTGGCCTTCTAGGTATGGCCTCCAAATACACCGAAGCGTTCCTCGGCGTACGTTTCCGCACCACAGATAAAGCCGGACTGATTAACGGTGGGCCGCAACGCTATCTGCAAATGGGTATCAAGGGCAGCTTCGGTACGTTCTTGACGTGGTTCTTCACAATCGCCGCCATCATCGCGTCTTTCGGCATCGGTAACATGACGCAAGCCAACGCCGTCTCGGCAGGTTTGCATGACACCTTCGGTGTGGATCCATGGGTCTCCGGTGTGGTCATGTTCGTACTGGTTGGTGCCGTTTTGCTAGGCGGAATCCAGACCATCGGTAAGGTTACATCGGCATTCGTACCTCTGATGATCGTCATTTATCTCGTGGGCGGCATTATCGTTCTATTCATTCACGCTGGCGAAATCCCTGCAGCGCTGGGTCTCATCTTCTCCGATGCCTTCACTGAGACTGCCGCAACGGGTGGTTTTGTTGGCTCAGGTATTTTGATCGCCCTGCAGATGGGTGTTGCTCGCGGTATTTTCTCCAATGAATCCGGTATGGGCTCTGCCGCTATCGCAGCTGCCGCTGCTAAAACCACCCACCCCGTTCGTCAGGGCCTCGTCTCAATGACTCAGACCTTCATCGACACCATCATTGTGGTGAGCATGACCGGTCTGGTCATCGTAACCACAGGCGTGTGGGATCAGGGTAAAGACGCAGCAGGCAGCATGACGGCCGCTGCATACTCTGAGGGTCTCGGATCCCAGTGGGGGGGAACCATCGTCTCCCTATCTGTCGTCTTCTTCGCATTCTCGACCATCCTGGGCTGGTCCTACTACGGCGAACGCAACGCAGAACGGGCATTGGGAGATTGGGCTTCCTTGCCATATCGCATGATTTTCACCTGCGTGGTGTTTGTCGGCGCGACGTCGGAACTAACTCTGGCATGGACATTCTCCGACCTGGCAAATGGCTTGATGGCATTGCCCAACCTCATCGGCCTGCTCATACTCTCCGGCTTGGTTACCCGAGAAACAAAGGTCTACTTAAAGTTCGACCCAACTCTCCGCGCTCGCCCAGAAGACGTAGAGAAATTCCTCATCGATACCAACAACCCGTGGCGCACCAAGATATAA
- the pgm gene encoding phosphoglucomutase (alpha-D-glucose-1,6-bisphosphate-dependent) has protein sequence MHPRAGQPAQPEDLTDIPALLAAYKDIQPDVNDPGQRVTFGTSGHRGSSFDGAFNEAHIAATTQAIVDYRRDKHIEGPLFIGRDPHALSEPAHQTALEVLAANGVRTLMDAQNGFVPTPAISFAILEYNKNLPGGPTGTDRGRADGIVITPSHNPPRDGGFKYNPPTGGPADTEATSWIADRANKYLDAALKGVERTSDLSSIEKHDFLGTYVAALPEVVNLSAIREAGVRIGADPMGGASVEYWGRIAEEHRLDLTVVNDKVDPAFGFMTLDSDGKIRMDCSSPSAMASLVAAVAGDGAAAYDIATGNDADADRHGIVTPDGGLMNPNHYLAVAIDYLFTHRDGWPAQAAVGKTLVSSSMIDRVVADMGRTLNEVPVGFKWFVPGLVEGTIGFGGEESAGASFLRMDGSVWSTDKDGIIADLLASEILAVTGKTPSQRYAELAEKFGAPFYSRIDGAANREQREMLKKLSPSDITADTLAGGKITSILTEAPGNGASIGGLKVTTADAWFAARPSGTEDKYKIYAESFKGEEHVHQVLEEAQDVINGVLNP, from the coding sequence ATGCATCCACGCGCAGGGCAACCAGCACAACCGGAAGATCTCACTGACATCCCAGCGTTGCTTGCCGCTTATAAGGATATTCAGCCCGATGTGAACGACCCAGGGCAGCGAGTAACCTTTGGCACTTCCGGTCACCGCGGAAGCTCCTTCGACGGTGCCTTTAATGAAGCACACATTGCTGCCACTACTCAGGCGATCGTGGATTACCGACGCGACAAGCACATCGAAGGCCCGCTCTTCATTGGCCGTGACCCACACGCGCTGAGCGAACCAGCACACCAGACCGCGCTGGAAGTGTTGGCTGCTAATGGTGTGAGAACTCTCATGGATGCGCAGAATGGGTTCGTGCCTACTCCGGCGATTTCCTTTGCCATTCTTGAATACAACAAAAACCTCCCCGGAGGCCCTACGGGTACGGATCGGGGGCGTGCGGATGGCATTGTTATCACGCCGTCCCACAATCCACCGCGTGATGGTGGATTCAAATACAACCCGCCGACCGGTGGGCCGGCTGATACTGAGGCCACCAGTTGGATCGCCGACCGCGCTAACAAGTACCTTGACGCCGCTTTGAAAGGCGTAGAGCGAACCAGCGACCTTAGCAGCATCGAGAAGCATGATTTCTTGGGGACATATGTTGCTGCGCTGCCGGAAGTGGTGAATCTTTCTGCCATCCGGGAAGCAGGTGTGCGCATCGGCGCGGATCCGATGGGCGGCGCTTCGGTGGAATACTGGGGGCGTATTGCTGAGGAACACCGCCTGGATTTGACGGTGGTGAATGACAAGGTTGACCCTGCCTTTGGATTCATGACGTTGGATTCAGACGGAAAAATAAGGATGGATTGTTCTTCGCCGTCAGCGATGGCGTCGTTGGTTGCTGCGGTGGCAGGCGACGGAGCGGCCGCCTACGATATCGCAACGGGTAACGACGCAGACGCTGACCGCCACGGCATCGTCACCCCAGACGGCGGGCTGATGAATCCTAACCACTACCTCGCTGTTGCTATTGACTATTTGTTCACCCACCGTGACGGCTGGCCAGCCCAGGCGGCTGTGGGCAAGACCCTGGTGAGCTCTTCCATGATCGATCGTGTGGTGGCGGATATGGGACGGACGCTCAACGAGGTTCCCGTGGGCTTTAAGTGGTTTGTGCCGGGGCTGGTGGAAGGAACCATCGGTTTTGGTGGTGAGGAGTCTGCCGGTGCTTCTTTCCTGCGGATGGATGGCTCGGTATGGTCCACCGATAAGGACGGTATTATTGCTGATCTGCTGGCGAGCGAGATCCTTGCCGTGACAGGTAAAACCCCATCGCAGCGGTATGCCGAACTGGCGGAGAAGTTTGGTGCGCCATTCTATTCCCGCATCGACGGGGCGGCTAACCGCGAACAGCGGGAAATGCTGAAGAAGCTATCGCCCTCAGACATTACAGCGGACACCTTGGCCGGTGGAAAGATCACCTCGATTCTCACTGAGGCTCCAGGCAATGGTGCGTCGATAGGAGGACTGAAGGTGACTACGGCGGATGCGTGGTTTGCTGCTCGGCCATCGGGTACAGAGGATAAGTACAAGATCTATGCGGAATCATTCAAAGGCGAGGAGCACGTGCACCAGGTGTTGGAGGAAGCACAAGATGTGATTAATGGCGTACTCAACCCCTAG
- a CDS encoding thioredoxin domain-containing protein yields the protein MSQKIKAPSSKGGSGFVWAIVAIVAIAAVVIGLVVWNNSKNNDIATGMPKEEVNFSVRADGDAIVLKSDKAKQDAKKIEIFEDFSCPHCADLHNVDREELRNALNDGKIQLTYHFLNFLDGGKVGSSTRGAAVAMTIAKTGNAEAFWNMHDYFMQHQAEVARTWDYGNYADAASSYDLDESVIDSIRDGSIENVGQNIAKKNEDELKKRRDQVSSPVVYVDGKEFETPTDSQGHPVPWISELLKK from the coding sequence GTGAGCCAGAAGATCAAGGCACCTAGCTCCAAGGGAGGCAGTGGTTTCGTTTGGGCCATAGTTGCCATCGTCGCGATCGCTGCCGTTGTCATTGGCCTGGTTGTTTGGAACAACTCCAAGAACAACGACATCGCCACTGGTATGCCGAAAGAAGAGGTGAACTTCAGCGTCAGGGCGGATGGCGATGCGATTGTGCTGAAGAGCGACAAGGCTAAGCAGGATGCAAAGAAGATTGAGATCTTCGAGGATTTCTCCTGCCCTCACTGTGCGGATCTGCACAACGTGGACCGTGAGGAACTGCGTAACGCCCTCAACGATGGCAAGATTCAGTTGACCTACCACTTCCTTAACTTCCTCGACGGCGGCAAGGTCGGATCCTCTACTCGTGGAGCTGCTGTGGCGATGACAATTGCCAAGACCGGTAACGCAGAAGCCTTCTGGAATATGCATGATTACTTCATGCAGCACCAGGCTGAGGTTGCTCGCACTTGGGATTATGGCAATTACGCTGACGCTGCAAGTTCTTATGATCTAGATGAGTCTGTCATTGACTCTATCCGAGATGGCTCCATCGAAAACGTGGGGCAGAATATTGCGAAGAAGAATGAGGACGAGCTGAAGAAGCGACGCGACCAAGTGTCTTCCCCTGTTGTGTATGTGGACGGCAAAGAGTTCGAGACTCCAACGGATTCCCAGGGGCACCCTGTTCCTTGGATCTCTGAGCTTCTGAAAAAATAG
- a CDS encoding vitamin K epoxide reductase family protein, with amino-acid sequence MTHGQTPTNDPRSTTSQPVNSHGATAATGTTATAPGDNPTVAAESAQPQPKTPKKRWPNGTNGYGSSVVYGLFMVLLGAIGLAMSFIITVEKIHLLTDSNFVPSCTIDNIMSCKSVMESPQANVFGFPNPLIGLAGFSVIITLGVLLATGARFPRWVWWGQALGLLAGLVFVHWLAFNAIYEIVALCPYCMVVWAVTMPLFVMTVVHMARDKARAKGEYYGGNHFLPLLVVLVWYAAIALLIYLQFYA; translated from the coding sequence ATGACTCATGGTCAGACTCCGACCAACGACCCGCGTTCTACAACTTCCCAGCCTGTAAATTCCCACGGTGCCACAGCCGCTACCGGTACGACGGCGACGGCTCCAGGAGACAACCCCACGGTTGCTGCTGAGTCTGCACAGCCACAGCCAAAGACACCGAAGAAGCGCTGGCCCAATGGCACCAACGGGTACGGGTCAAGCGTGGTGTATGGCCTGTTTATGGTTCTCCTGGGAGCCATCGGTTTGGCGATGAGCTTCATCATCACAGTAGAGAAGATTCATCTACTGACAGATTCGAATTTTGTGCCATCGTGCACTATTGACAACATCATGTCGTGCAAGTCTGTGATGGAATCCCCTCAGGCAAATGTCTTCGGTTTCCCTAACCCTCTCATTGGTTTGGCGGGCTTTTCCGTCATCATCACCCTTGGAGTTCTGCTGGCAACAGGTGCGCGTTTCCCCCGATGGGTGTGGTGGGGGCAAGCGCTGGGCTTGCTGGCCGGACTGGTGTTCGTGCATTGGTTAGCGTTTAATGCAATCTACGAAATTGTTGCACTGTGCCCTTATTGCATGGTTGTGTGGGCCGTCACCATGCCATTGTTTGTCATGACCGTGGTTCATATGGCACGCGATAAGGCACGTGCCAAGGGGGAATATTACGGTGGTAACCATTTCTTGCCGCTATTGGTGGTGTTGGTGTGGTACGCGGCCATTGCTTTGCTGATCTACCTTCAGTTCTACGCATAG
- the nadE gene encoding ammonia-dependent NAD(+) synthetase, whose amino-acid sequence MATTSTEYTPSALQKQIIEEMGTAPTINPEREVKKRVEFLADYLQATGTKGFVLGISGGQDSTLAGRLCQLAVEKRRAEGAAATDARFIAVRLPYGVQADEDDAQISLRFIEPDESVTVNIKDATDASAQAVEEATGEPLTDFNKGNIKARQRMISQFAIAGAFGGLVVGTDHAAEAITGFYTKFGDGAADILPLSGLNKAQGAALLKYLGAPESTWKKVPTADLEEDRPSLPDEEALGVTYASIDAYLEGREVPPADAERIEHLWRISRHKRALPVSLRDQWWRSR is encoded by the coding sequence ATGGCCACGACTTCCACCGAGTACACCCCCTCTGCCTTGCAAAAGCAGATTATCGAAGAGATGGGAACCGCACCGACCATCAACCCAGAGCGCGAGGTGAAGAAGCGTGTGGAATTCCTCGCCGATTATCTCCAGGCCACCGGTACCAAAGGATTTGTACTAGGCATCTCTGGTGGACAGGATTCCACCCTCGCTGGCCGCCTATGCCAACTAGCCGTCGAAAAACGTCGCGCGGAAGGAGCCGCGGCCACCGATGCCCGCTTCATCGCCGTTCGTCTCCCCTACGGCGTCCAAGCTGACGAGGATGATGCGCAAATCTCCCTTCGTTTTATCGAGCCCGATGAATCCGTGACCGTCAATATCAAAGACGCCACCGATGCGTCCGCTCAGGCTGTTGAGGAGGCGACGGGCGAACCTCTCACAGATTTCAACAAGGGCAACATCAAAGCACGCCAGCGCATGATTTCACAGTTCGCTATTGCAGGCGCTTTTGGCGGTCTGGTGGTGGGCACTGACCATGCCGCAGAGGCCATCACCGGCTTCTACACCAAATTCGGCGATGGCGCCGCCGATATCCTCCCCCTATCAGGTCTCAACAAGGCTCAGGGCGCAGCCCTTCTGAAATACCTCGGCGCGCCGGAATCTACGTGGAAGAAAGTCCCTACAGCGGATCTGGAAGAAGACCGCCCATCGCTACCCGACGAGGAGGCTCTGGGAGTCACCTACGCCTCCATCGACGCTTATCTGGAAGGCCGTGAAGTGCCTCCAGCCGACGCAGAGCGTATCGAGCACCTATGGCGTATAAGCCGCCACAAGCGGGCGCTACCAGTTAGTCTGCGAGATCAGTGGTGGCGCAGCAGGTAG
- the ykgO gene encoding type B 50S ribosomal protein L36, producing the protein MKVRKSLRSLKNKPGAQVVRRRGKVYVINKKDPRFKARQG; encoded by the coding sequence ATGAAGGTCCGTAAGTCCCTTCGGTCGCTGAAGAACAAGCCGGGCGCTCAGGTTGTGCGTCGCCGTGGCAAGGTTTACGTGATCAACAAGAAGGACCCACGTTTCAAGGCACGCCAGGGTTAA
- the nrdH gene encoding glutaredoxin-like protein NrdH, with the protein MITLYTKPACVQCTATKRALDKAGLEYTMVDISLDDEARDYVMAMGHLQAPVVVAGEENWSGFRPDRIRALAAAAA; encoded by the coding sequence ATGATCACCCTCTACACCAAGCCAGCTTGTGTACAGTGCACCGCCACCAAGCGCGCCCTCGATAAGGCCGGCTTGGAGTACACGATGGTGGATATCTCCCTCGATGATGAAGCACGTGATTACGTGATGGCCATGGGGCACCTGCAGGCACCAGTCGTTGTTGCAGGTGAGGAAAACTGGTCTGGCTTCCGCCCGGATCGCATCCGAGCTCTTGCCGCCGCCGCTGCTTAA
- a CDS encoding MFS transporter, protein MTVRKLFADTTPLRHDDFRRLWTANIVTVIGAQLNILAVPAQSYMLTGSSSYVGLSGLFGLIPLIVFGLYGGSLADAMNRRTLLHITTTGMIITAAGFWLQAAIGINNVWLILSLFALQQALFAVNQPTRTAIIPKLVGKQNIAAATSLNMTVMQTGAIVGPLVGGALIPLLGFSWLYFLDFLALFATLWAVHRLPSLPPEPASSTDATAPSKPGFRSVLEGFAFLMSQPIILMSFLVDLIAMTFGSPRALIPQISHVDFGEPAEGGMMYALLFAALPVGAVLGGVFSGMVTAIVRRGLGVTISVVVWGGSIVLMGLAIMLADGRVNAWAWIALGAFAIGGAADMFSAVLRSTMLQEAADDNLRGRLQGVFIVVVVGGPRLADIIHGWGGAHYGAGPTTAVGGALVIICTLIAVALVPRFLTWTPHDKVNGGAEMASPRREQHAPAQPECNAPERHTPRPEHCTSEPEHNTATSEGSS, encoded by the coding sequence ATGACCGTGCGTAAGCTCTTCGCGGACACCACCCCGCTCCGCCATGACGATTTTCGTCGTCTCTGGACGGCGAACATCGTCACGGTCATTGGTGCACAGCTCAACATCTTGGCAGTGCCGGCGCAGAGCTACATGCTGACGGGCAGCTCATCCTACGTGGGGTTGTCCGGTCTTTTTGGTTTAATCCCGCTGATCGTTTTCGGCCTATACGGTGGTTCGCTTGCCGATGCAATGAACCGCCGAACCCTTCTGCACATCACCACGACGGGCATGATCATCACCGCCGCTGGCTTTTGGCTACAGGCAGCAATCGGAATCAACAACGTGTGGTTGATTCTCAGCCTTTTCGCTCTACAACAGGCACTATTTGCTGTTAACCAGCCGACGCGCACAGCCATCATCCCCAAGCTAGTCGGTAAGCAGAACATTGCCGCCGCGACCAGCTTGAATATGACCGTCATGCAGACCGGTGCGATTGTGGGTCCCCTGGTTGGTGGAGCTCTTATTCCGCTTCTGGGGTTCTCTTGGCTCTACTTTTTAGACTTTCTTGCCCTATTCGCCACCTTGTGGGCGGTTCACCGACTGCCTTCGTTACCGCCCGAGCCAGCATCTTCTACCGACGCTACCGCCCCCAGCAAACCAGGTTTCCGGTCAGTTTTGGAAGGCTTTGCCTTCCTCATGTCCCAGCCAATCATTCTGATGTCCTTTCTCGTGGACCTGATCGCAATGACCTTCGGTTCACCTCGTGCGTTGATTCCCCAAATCTCCCATGTGGACTTCGGCGAGCCCGCTGAAGGCGGAATGATGTATGCACTTCTTTTCGCAGCCCTCCCCGTCGGTGCCGTACTCGGGGGAGTGTTCTCAGGCATGGTCACTGCCATCGTCCGCCGAGGTTTGGGAGTGACGATCTCCGTCGTGGTATGGGGCGGCTCCATCGTGCTCATGGGCCTGGCCATCATGCTTGCCGATGGGCGTGTGAATGCCTGGGCGTGGATTGCACTGGGTGCATTTGCTATCGGTGGTGCAGCAGACATGTTCAGCGCAGTGCTGCGTTCCACCATGCTGCAGGAAGCAGCTGACGATAATCTCCGAGGGCGCCTGCAAGGTGTGTTCATCGTGGTGGTCGTTGGTGGTCCTCGGCTAGCGGACATTATTCATGGTTGGGGTGGTGCGCACTATGGTGCAGGCCCCACAACCGCCGTAGGCGGTGCGCTGGTTATCATCTGTACGCTCATTGCCGTGGCACTAGTCCCGCGATTCCTCACCTGGACACCACATGACAAGGTCAACGGTGGAGCAGAGATGGCGTCGCCAAGAAGGGAACAACACGCCCCAGCGCAACCAGAGTGCAACGCTCCCGAACGCCACACTCCGAGGCCGGAACATTGCACTTCCGAACCAGAACACAACACCGCTACCTCGGAAGGAAGTAGCTGA
- the nrdI gene encoding class Ib ribonucleoside-diphosphate reductase assembly flavoprotein NrdI — MLITYFSSTSENTHRFVQKLGLPNKRIPLRRTEEQLVVDQPHVLIVPTYGGGAGMTGDYSRPVPKQVITFLNNEQNRNFLRGVIAAGNLNFGNDFCRAGDIIAEKCRVPYLYRFELMGTDHDVRRVKEGLADFEKELRLMGRWDAVA, encoded by the coding sequence ATGCTCATCACATATTTCTCCTCGACGTCAGAAAACACCCACCGATTTGTTCAAAAACTGGGTTTGCCCAACAAGCGGATTCCGCTACGCCGCACCGAAGAACAACTCGTGGTCGACCAACCACACGTTCTCATCGTTCCCACCTACGGTGGAGGAGCAGGCATGACAGGCGACTACAGCAGACCAGTACCTAAACAAGTGATCACATTTCTCAACAACGAACAGAACCGGAATTTCCTACGGGGAGTGATCGCAGCGGGCAACCTTAATTTCGGCAACGATTTCTGCAGAGCCGGAGACATCATCGCCGAAAAATGCCGTGTGCCATATCTCTACAGATTCGAGCTCATGGGCACAGACCACGATGTGCGACGCGTGAAAGAGGGGCTCGCAGATTTTGAAAAGGAGTTACGCCTCATGGGACGATGGGACGCCGTAGCATGA
- the nrdE gene encoding class 1b ribonucleoside-diphosphate reductase subunit alpha — protein sequence MTASELGKTVAEPVSQAEQLDYHALNAMLNLYNDKGEIQFDKDREAANQFFLQHVNQNTVYFHDLEEKINYLVENKYYDPAILGKYDFEFIKSLFKRAYAVKFRFQSFLGAYKYYTSYTLKTFDGRRYLERFEDRVSMVALGLADGDKKLAEALVDEIMDGRFQPATPTFLNIGKAQRGEPVSCFLLRMEDNMESIGRAINSALQLSKRGGGVALLLSNLREHGAPIKHIENQSSGVIPVMKLLEDAFSYANQLGARQGAGAVYLHAHHPDILRFLDTKRENADEKIRIKTLSLGVVIPDITFELAKRNDDMYLFSPYDVERIYGKPFADVSVTEHYEEMVEDPRIRKKKINARQFFQTLAEIQFESGYPYIMFEDTVNRANPIEGRITHSNLCSEILQVSTPSVFNDDLTYETVGDDISCNLGSMNIAAAMDSENFSRTIETAIRGLTAVADQTSIDSVPSVRQGNDNSHAIGLGQMNLHGYLGREHIYYGSEEALDFTNTYFACVMYEAIKASNTIAKERGTKFQNFEKSEYATGEFFDRYDVADFVPKTARIKAIFDNSSVNIPSQEQWDELRASVMEHGLYNRNLQAVPPTGSISYINNSTSSIHPIASKIEIRKEGKIGRVYYPAPHMTNENLEYYQDAYEIGYEKIIDTYAVATKYVDQGLSLTLFFKDTATTRDINRAQIYAWRKGIKTIYYIRLRQTALTGTEVEGCVSCML from the coding sequence ATGACCGCTTCCGAGCTTGGAAAGACCGTCGCTGAGCCCGTGAGCCAGGCAGAGCAGCTGGACTACCATGCACTCAACGCCATGCTGAATCTCTACAACGACAAAGGTGAGATTCAGTTTGACAAGGACCGCGAGGCAGCCAACCAGTTCTTCCTCCAGCACGTCAACCAAAACACCGTCTACTTCCACGACCTGGAAGAAAAGATCAACTACCTGGTGGAAAACAAATACTACGACCCAGCAATTCTGGGTAAGTACGACTTTGAGTTCATCAAGAGCCTGTTCAAACGCGCCTACGCTGTGAAATTCCGCTTCCAGAGCTTCCTGGGAGCCTACAAGTACTACACCTCCTACACTCTCAAGACGTTCGACGGCCGGCGTTACCTGGAACGTTTCGAAGACCGAGTGTCAATGGTGGCGCTGGGGCTAGCCGATGGCGATAAAAAACTGGCCGAGGCACTGGTCGACGAGATTATGGATGGCCGCTTCCAACCTGCAACACCGACCTTCCTGAACATTGGCAAGGCACAACGCGGTGAACCCGTGTCCTGCTTCCTCCTGCGTATGGAGGACAACATGGAATCTATTGGTCGGGCTATTAACTCCGCGCTGCAGCTATCTAAGCGTGGAGGCGGAGTGGCTCTGCTTCTGAGCAACCTCCGTGAACACGGTGCGCCAATTAAGCACATTGAAAACCAGTCCTCTGGTGTGATCCCTGTGATGAAGCTGCTGGAAGACGCATTCTCTTACGCTAACCAGCTCGGGGCACGTCAGGGCGCAGGTGCTGTATATCTCCACGCTCACCACCCGGATATCCTGCGGTTCCTAGATACCAAGCGCGAAAACGCTGACGAAAAGATCCGCATTAAGACCCTGTCCTTGGGCGTTGTTATTCCAGATATCACCTTCGAGCTGGCTAAGCGCAACGACGATATGTACCTGTTCTCGCCCTACGATGTGGAGCGGATTTACGGTAAGCCTTTTGCGGATGTCTCCGTCACTGAGCACTACGAGGAGATGGTCGAAGACCCGCGTATCCGTAAGAAGAAGATTAACGCTCGCCAGTTCTTCCAAACCCTCGCCGAGATCCAATTCGAATCCGGCTACCCATACATTATGTTTGAAGACACGGTGAACCGGGCGAACCCAATCGAGGGTCGCATTACCCATTCGAACCTGTGCTCTGAGATCCTTCAGGTCTCCACCCCTTCCGTGTTCAACGATGATCTCACTTATGAGACCGTTGGCGACGACATCTCCTGCAACCTAGGGTCTATGAACATCGCTGCTGCGATGGATTCGGAGAACTTCTCCCGCACCATTGAGACAGCAATCCGTGGATTGACTGCTGTGGCAGACCAGACCTCCATTGACTCAGTGCCGTCCGTACGCCAAGGTAACGACAATTCCCATGCCATTGGCTTGGGACAAATGAACCTGCATGGCTACCTCGGGCGGGAGCACATTTATTACGGGTCGGAAGAAGCGCTGGACTTTACCAATACGTACTTTGCCTGCGTGATGTATGAGGCGATTAAGGCCTCTAACACCATTGCGAAGGAGCGCGGTACGAAGTTCCAAAACTTTGAGAAGTCGGAATACGCCACTGGTGAGTTTTTTGACCGTTACGACGTGGCAGATTTCGTTCCAAAAACCGCACGCATCAAGGCGATCTTCGACAATTCTTCGGTGAACATCCCATCTCAAGAACAGTGGGATGAGTTGCGTGCCTCCGTCATGGAGCACGGCTTGTACAACCGGAACTTGCAGGCTGTTCCGCCGACCGGTTCCATCTCCTACATCAACAACTCCACCTCATCGATCCACCCGATTGCGTCGAAGATTGAGATCCGCAAGGAGGGCAAGATTGGTCGCGTGTACTATCCAGCCCCACACATGACCAACGAAAACCTGGAGTATTACCAGGATGCGTATGAGATCGGATATGAGAAAATCATCGATACATACGCGGTTGCTACGAAGTATGTGGATCAGGGATTGTCTCTGACTCTGTTCTTTAAGGATACGGCGACAACCCGAGACATCAACCGCGCTCAGATTTACGCATGGCGCAAGGGAATCAAGACCATTTACTACATTCGTCTACGTCAAACTGCGTTGACGGGTACTGAGGTTGAAGGGTGTGTTTCCTGCATGCTGTAG
- a CDS encoding ferritin, with the protein MSINKKFAKQLNQQVIAEHEAALIYTQLAYELDRLSFSGMRDWMFEQAKEEREHAQKFAQHLLDRGERVQLGTVNVPAIKISSPLEAFEASLAHEEKVSELIRELARTADKVGDIDSRSLLNWFLDEQIEEESTVGEIIDRIKIVGTDGSGLLRIDQELGSRPDSE; encoded by the coding sequence ATGAGTATCAACAAGAAATTCGCAAAGCAGTTAAACCAGCAAGTCATCGCAGAACATGAGGCTGCGTTGATCTACACCCAGCTCGCCTACGAACTCGATAGGCTCTCTTTCTCGGGTATGCGAGACTGGATGTTCGAACAGGCCAAGGAAGAGCGCGAACACGCTCAGAAGTTCGCTCAGCATCTCCTGGATCGCGGGGAGCGCGTACAGCTGGGCACCGTAAACGTTCCAGCCATCAAGATTTCTTCTCCTCTGGAAGCCTTCGAGGCATCCTTGGCTCATGAAGAAAAGGTTTCCGAGCTCATCCGAGAACTCGCCCGTACTGCCGACAAAGTCGGCGACATCGACTCCCGCTCCTTGCTCAACTGGTTCCTTGATGAGCAGATTGAGGAGGAGTCCACGGTCGGTGAGATCATCGACCGCATCAAGATCGTGGGCACGGATGGTTCGGGCCTGCTGCGCATCGACCAGGAACTTGGTTCCCGCCCTGATTCCGAGTAA